DNA sequence from the Arthrobacter jinronghuae genome:
TCCCCCGGGCCTGGACCCGGAACGGAACCGGAAGCTCGCGGATCTCTCCGCGGCGTTCGGCGACGTGACCACGCGGCGGAAGCACGTGTACGTAGACACCCTCAACCCGCTGCTGAACCACGAGCAGTGGCGTACGGACCTTGCCGCCAACGGCGGAACGCCGGGCCAGGCAGGCTACGGCCTTATGGCGTGGCTGGTGCTTCACCGAGGCTGGTACCAGTGGCTCGACCTGCCCGACATGAACTGAAACCTCCGTCATAAACGGACGTCAAAAAAACCCTCCCGGCAACAGCCGGGAGGGTTTTTGCGTATTCCGGCGCGGTTTCGAGTACAAAAACCCCCGTGTCCGGGCATAACGATCGGTTAACAACATGTAACTTGTCTCACAGTGGAAACAATATGTGGTTAGTGTTGCTCCACATGCGGCGGTCATCACGGCCGCTTTGGGGGGCCATCATTGGTGGTTCCTGACTCCTCATCACCAGTTAGGACTACTTATGCGTACTAAGCGCACGGCAGCTCTTGCCGCACTCTCCGTGGGGGCCCTGTTCCTGGGCGCCTGCGGCTCCGCCGGGGGCGGAACCGAAAGCGAAGGCGGCTCGGAGGAAACAGCCGAGAACATCGCCTCCACCATCAATATCGCCATCAGCCAGGCGCCCGACGCCTACAACTCGAGCACCGCCAACACCAACAGCACGTACAACAGCTACGTCGACAACCTGGTGCACAGCAACTTTGTCGAGTACAGCCCTGACGGCGTCATCCACGATGAAGAGTTCGGCACCTTCGAAAAGACCAGCGACGATCCGCTGACGGTGCACTACAAGATCAATGAGGACGCCAAGTGGTCCGACGGCACCCCCATCGACTTCGATGACGTGCTGCTGAACTGGGCTGCCTTCTCCGGACAGGTCGGTCCCGCCGAGGGCGAGAACATCTTCCAGCCGTCCTCCACCAACGGTTTCTCGCAGACCAAGATGATCGAGGGCGAGGCCGGCGACAAAGAGTTCGACATGGTCTTCGAGACCCCGTACGCGGACTGGGAAGCGCTGATGATCGGCCCCATCATGCCCGCTCATGTCGCGGCGGAAAAGGGCAACCTCTCCCCCGACAACGACGGTGAAGAACTGATCAAGGCCATCCAGGACAAGGACGTCGCGGCGCTGACCCCGCTGGCGGATTTCTGGAACACCGGGTGGAACTACGAAGCCGATCTCACCACGCTTCCGGACGCCGAAATGATCCCGTCCTCCGGCCCGTACATGCTGGACAACGCCACCGACGGCACCCTGACCCTCAAGCGCAACGAGAACTACTGGGGCGAAGAGCGCAAGGGCAAGACCGAAACCATCGTCTTCAAGACCATCGCAGACACCGAAGCAGTCCAGGCCCTGGAGAACGGCGAGGTCGATATCATCGAACCCTCCGGCCCCACGGTTGACACGAAGACCGCCATCGAGAACATCGGCGAGACCGTCGAGATGCTCACCGGTCCCGAGCTGACCTTCAGCCACATCGACCTGGACCAGTCGGAAAACGGCGTATTCAAGGACCTGGCCGTACGCCAGGCATTCGCCAAGTGCGTACCGCGCGAGGACATTGTCGAGAAGTTCGCCAAGCCCATCGACGAGAACGCCACGGTGGACAACCTGCGCGAATACCAGCCCGGCCAGGAGGACTACGAAGAGGTCCTCGAAGGCGCACCGTCCGCCAGCGATTACGACGAAGTGGACATCGAGGGCGCCAAGAAGCTGCTCGCCGATGCCGGTAAGACCGAACCCGTATCGGTCCGCCTGATGTTCTCCTCCACGAGCCAGCTGCGCGCCGACATCGTCACCCTGATCAAGACGTCCTGCGACCAGGCCGGCTTCGACATTGTTCCCACCCCGGACCCCAAGTGGAGCGCCAAGCTCGCTGAGCCCGGAGCCTGGGACGCCATCCTGTTCGCCTGGGCCGGATCCGGTCTGGCCGCCAGCGCACAGTCGATCTACGTCTCCGACGGCGAGCAGAACTACGGCAAGTTCACCAACACCGAACTCGACAAGCTCTGGGACCAGATCGCCAGCTCCACTGACGAAGAAGAGGTCAAGGAACTGAAGACCAAGGCAGAGGAAATCCTCGCCGCCGAGGTCTACAACGTGGTCCTGTACGCCAACTCCGGTGTGGTTGCACACTCCTCCAAGCTGGAGAACGTGGAACTGAACCCGAGCCAGAACGGCATCACCTGGAATGCCTACAAGTGGACAAAGCAGGTCTAGCAGCACCACGCTAGCCGCAGCCTAAGCGGGGATGGGCAGACGCAAAGTCTGCCCATCCCCCTGCTTATGTCCGCGGCGTTCTTTAGTCCCACCCCAAGGAGCCCCACGGTGTTCTACTTCATTCTCAAAAGAGCGGTCAGTTCGTTCTTTATCCTCCTGGCCGCCACGGCACTGATGTTTGTCCTGGCCGTCAACTCCGGCGATCCCCTCCATGACCTCGCCGAGCTGCGCAACGATGACCGGGAATCCCGCATAGCCGCCCGCACCGAAGCCATGCACCTGGATCAGCCGATCCACATCCGCTATCTGCTCTGGCTGCAGGAAATCGGCCGCTGCATCATCCCCGGCGGCGCACAGTGCACGCTGGGCCTGGACCGCGTGGGCAACCCCGTCATCGAGCAGCTGCAATCCGCGGCCGGTTCAACCTTCCGCCTGGTGGTCGTAGCAACGGTGCTCGCGATCATCCTGGGCGTGCTCATCGGTGTTGTGACCGCCCTGCGGCAGTACAGCGTGTTCGACTACTCGATCACGTTCGTTGCCTTCCTCCTGTTCTCCATGCCGCTCTTCTGGCTTTCCACGCTCCTCAAGCAGTACCTCGCCATCGGCCTCAACACCTGGCTGGGGAATCCAACCATGTCCTACCTGGGCATAGTGCTGCTGGGATTGGTGGCCGGGTTGATCTGGATGGTAGTCATCGGCGGCGACCGCCGACGCCGGATCCAGGTCTTCGCGGTGGCAGCCGTGGCAACGTCGGTGACCATGCTCGCGCTGCTGATGTCCGGTTGGTTCAAGACGCCGGGCTTCGGTCCCGTCGGCATCCTGGTGAGCGCCTTCGCCATCGCCCTCGGAACCACTGCCCTGTTCGCCGGGTTCCGGCGCCGGCGGATTGTCAACGCAGCCCTTGCTACGGCCGCAGCCGGTTTTGTCGGCTATCTGGCCACGATGGGCATCATGAAAGACCCCGACTGGCTGACCATTGCCGGCCTGGCACTGGTAACGCTCGCCGTCTCGGCTGCCATCGGGCACTTCGTGGGCGGACCGTACGCCAAGCAGACCCGGCAGCTGACCGCCGTCGTCGGCCTGCTGATCGGTTCCGTCGTGTTCCTGGATTCGCTGCTGCACGCCTACCCGTCGCTCTCCCGCAAGACCGGCGGCCGGCCCATTCCCACCACCGGTTCCTCCACGCCCAACCTCGAGGGAACCTTCTGGGAAGTGAATCTCGATTACGCGCTGTACCTGGTACTGCCGACCATCGCGATCATGCTGATTTCGTTTGCCATGTACACCCGCTACACCCGGGCCAGCCAGCTGGACGTGATGACCCAGGACTACATCCGCACTGCACGCGCCAAGGGGCTCAGCGAACGGACAGTCGTGGTCAAGCACGCCTTCCGCAACGCAATGATCCCGATCACCACCCTGATGGCCTTCGACTTCGCCGGTGTGCTCGGCGGCGCCGTGGTCACGGAAGCGGTGTTCGGCTGGAACGGCATGGGCAAGATGTTCACCGACGGACTCTCCAATGTGGACCCCAATGTCATCATGGCGTTCTTCCTCGTCACGGGCGTGGCCGCGGTGGCCTTCAACATGCTGGCTGACATCGCGTACGCGTTCCTCGATCCGCGCATCAGCCTGAACTGATTGGTAGACCAATGACTGATAACAAAATTTCCGCGGACGGGCCAAAGGAAAGCAGCCCGGAGCTGACGGCCATGACGCTGGAAAGCCAGCGCACCGTCACGGCGGACTCCCCCGCAACCAGGGGCATCGTGGCTGAACCAAAAATCACGGAAGCCAAGAGCCAGTCCAAGCTGGTGCGCGAACGCTTCTTCCGGCACAAGGGCGCCATTGGCGGAATGATCGGCCTGCTCTTCATCGTGCTGCTGGCATTCTCGTCGATCGGCTTCAGCGTCGGCCCGCTGCACATCCCGGGCTGGTGGCAGCACACCTTCTACGAGGTGCAGGAAACCGCCGACGGTGGAAAGCCGACCCTGTCCTGGACCGGACTGGGCGACCATCCGTTCGGCCAGGACGCCCTGGGCCGGGACTACTTCGCAATGACCATGCGCGGGGCGCAGATCTCCCTGATCATTGCCTTCATCGTCGGCATTGTCGGCACCGTCATCGGAACCGTCGTCGGTGCCCTGGCCGGATATTACCGCGGCCGGGTCGAAGCCGTCCTGATGCGCTTCACCGATGTCATCATCACCATCCCCCTGCTGGTGGTCGCAGCCGTGCTGGCCACGATCGTCGCAGACTTCGGAATCGTGGTCTTCGCGGCCTTCCTGGGCATGCTTACCTGGACCAACCTCGCCCGGATTGTCCGCGGCGAGTTCCTTTCCCTCCGGGAAAAGGAGTTCGTGGAGGCGGCGAAGTCCGTGGGCGCCAGCTCGTCGCGGATCATCTTCAAACACATCCTGCCCAACACCGTGGGCGTCATCATCGTCTCGGCCACGCTGGCCATCTCCGGCGCCATCCTGCTGGAAACCGCGCTCGGCTTCCTGAACCTGGGCGTGCAGGAGCCGGACACCTCGCTGGGCAAGCTGATCAATGAAAACCGGTCGGCCATGACCGTGCGCCCCTGGGTCTTCCTCTGGCCCGGCGTGTTTATCGTGGCCATTGCCCTCACCGTCAACTTCATCGGCGACGGGCTCCGGGATGCGTTTGATCCCCGACAGACAAGGAACAAGCAATGACCTCCACACCGGTATACAGCGACACCCCGGCAACGGGAACCGGCTCCCCCATCCTTGAGGTCACCGGACTCGGCGTCGATTTCAACGTCGACAACGAATGGGTCATGGCCGCCGAAGACGTGAACTACAAGGTTTACCCCGGGGAGATCCTGGCAATCGTCGGCGAGTCCGGTTCCGGCAAGAGCATGTCCTCCATGGCGCTGCTCGGCCTGCTGCCCGGCAACGGGCGGTCCACCGGCAGCGCCAAGCTGCACGGCAAGGAACTCATCGGCGCCCCGCAGTCCGCGCTGCGGAAGATCCGCGGCAATGACATTGCCATGATCTTCCAGGAACCCATGACGGCCCTCAACCCTGTCCTCACGGTGGGTGAACAGGTGAAGGAGATCATCGAACAGCATTCCGACGCCTCCCCTGCCGATGCCAAGGCACGCGCCATCGAGCTGCTGCGCATGGTGGAGATTCCGGATCCGGAAACCCGCTACGACAACTATCCGCACCAGTTCTCCGGCGGGCAGCGTCAGCGCGCCATGATTGCCATTGCCATTGCCAATGACCCGATCCTGCTGATCGCCGATGAACCCACGACCGCCCTGGACGTCACGGTTCAGGCGGAAGTACTGGAACTTCTGCGCAAGCTCAACAAGCGCCTGAACAGCGCCATCCTGCTCATCACCCATGACATGGGCGTAGTGGCCGACCTTGCGGACAACGTGGTGGTAATGCAGAACGGGCGGATCGTGGAAGCCTCCGCCGTGGTGGATCTCTTCGCTGCACCGCAGCAGGACTACACCAAGGCCCTGCTCGACGCCGTGCCGCACCTCGGTTCCAAGGTGGGCGGTGTGCTGGCAGCAGTCGAGGTGGAGGATGACGGTTCCCTGCAGATCACCGATGCACCCCGGGCTGTTATGAAGGCCTCCGAGGAAGTGGCCGAACCGACGTCGTCGCAGACGCCCGCCTTGCAGCTGGAGAATGTGGCCATCGAGTATCCGGGACGGTTCCGTACCGCGGCCTTCCGTGCGGTATCCGATGTTTCCTTCACGATCATGCCCGGCGAAGTCATGGGTCTGGTGGGCGAATCCGGTTCGGGGAAGTCCACCATCGGACGCGCCGTCACCGGCCTGCTGCCGGTGGCCGAGGGAAGTGTGCGGATCAACGGAACAGACATCGCCGGGCTGTCACCGAAAAAGATGCGGCCCCTGCGGCGGAAGTTCGCCATCGTCTTCCAGGACCCGGCGGCATCGCTGAATCCGCGGATGTCCATCGGTGAGAGCATCGGCGAGCCGCTGTTCCTGCACGAGAAGCTGTCCAAGGCCGAGCTGGATAAGCGGGTGGAGAACCTGCTCGATGACGTCCAGCTGCCCAAGAGCTTCCGCAACCGGTATCCGCACGAACTCTCCGGCGGCCAGCGCCAGCGTGTGGGCATTGCCCGGGCGCTCTCGCTGCGGCCGTCCCTGCTCGTGGCGGACGAGCCGACGTCGGCGCTGGATGTGTCAGTGCAGGCACGGGTGCTGGCGCTGCTGCAGGACCTGCAGAAGGAGTACGGCTTTGCCTGCCTGTTCGTCAGCCACGACCTGGCGGTGGTCGAGATCCTGGCCAGCCATATCGCCGTGCTGAACAAGGGCAGGATGGTGGAGCAGGGTTCCACCGAACAGGTCCTGAAGTATCCGCAGGATCCGTACACGCGGCGCCTGCTGGCAGCGGCACCGGTGCCTGACCCGGCCGAGCAGGCCTACCGCCGCGAGCAGCGCTATGCGCTCCTCGCGGCCGGCAGCGAGGAATAGGTAAACACAGCAGAACGAAACCGCGGCGGCGGCGTCAGTGGCGGAAGACCAGCTTCCCCACGGCGCCGCCGTCGTCGTTGCCAGGGAGCAGCCGGCCCGGCGGTACGCGCCCCGGCCGTATGGAATTTAGTTGGAAGTCCGACTATGTTGGGGTGGGAAGACAGTGTTGCGGCTCACACCCGGCCAGGATGCAGCTTCGAAATTCCACGGTGCAAAGGAGCATTCCATGATGGTTCGCGAGCTATCGCATTACGTTGACGGACAGCATGTTGGAGGCACCTCCGGGCGCTTCAGCGATGTCTACGATCCCTGCACGGGCGAGGTCTCCGCCAGGGTGCCCCTGGCCAGCACCGAGGAAGTCCGCAACGTTGTTTCCAACGCGGAGAAGGGCCAGCTGGAATGGGCAGCCATGAACCCGCAGCGGCGCGGCCGGATCCTGCTTCGGTTCGTCGATCTGGTGAACCGGAACATGAATGAACTGGCCACCCTGTTGTCCTCGGAACACGGCAAGACCCTCCTCGACGCGAAGGGCGACATCCAGCGGGGCATCGAGGTGGTGGAATTCGCCGCCGGCGCCCCGCATCTGCTCAAGGGCGAGTTCTCCGACAACACAGGGGCCGGCGTCGACGTCCATTCGATGCGCCAGCCGCTCGGCGTCGTAGCCGGAATCACGCCGTTCAACTTTCCGGCCATGATTCCGCTGTGGAAGTCCGGTCCGGCACTTGCTGCAGGCAATTCCTTCATCCTCAAGCCCTCCGAGCGGGACCCTTCCGTTCCCCTGCGCCTCGCCGAGCTCTTTACGGAGGCAGGCCTTCCGGCCGGTGTCTTCAACGTCGTCAACGGCGACAAGGAAGCGGTCGATGCGTTGCTGGAGGATCCGCGGGTGCAGGCCATCGGCTTTGTCGGCTCCACGCCGATTGCGCAGTACATCTATGCCACTGCCGCTGCACACGGAAAGCGCGCCCAGTGTTTCGGCGGCGCGAAAAACCACATGGTGATCATGCCGGACGCCGATCTGGACATGGCAGCCGATGCCCTGATCGGTGCCGGCTTCGGCTCCGCCGGTGAACGCTGCATGGCGATCTCCGTGGCCGTACCTGTCGGCAAGGACACCGGCGACGCGCTCGTGGCGAAACTCGAGGAGCGGATCGCCGCACTCAAGGTCGGGCACAGCCTCGCCGAGGATTCGGATTTCGGCCCGGTGGTCGCGGCTTCCGCGAAGGAACGGATCGAGGGCTACATCCAGGCCGGCGTGGATGAGGGGGCAACCCTGCTGGCCGACGGGCGCGGCCTCGCGGTAGAGGGCTACGAGGGTGGCTTCTGGGTGGGGCCCACTCTCTTCGACAACGTCACCAAGGATATGACGATTTACAAGGAAGAGATTTTCGGGCCCGTGCTCAGCGTGCTGCGTGCAGAGGACTACGACGAAGCCCTGCGCCTGTGCAGCGAGCACGAGTTCGGCAACGGAGTGGCGATCTTCACCCGGGACGGTGACTCCGCCCGTGATTTCGCGAGCCGGGTCCAGGTCGGCATGGTGGGCATCAACGTCCCCATCCCGGTCCCTATCGCCTACTACACCTTCGGCGGCTGGAAGGCTTCCGGGTTCGGCGACCTCAACCAACACGGTGCGGATGCCTTCCGCTTCTATACCAAGACCAAGACGGTCACCACGCGCTGGCCGTCGGGAATCCGCACCGGCGCCAGCTTCGTTATGCCGGAAGGCAGCTGATGGCAGCCATGGGCTCCGGGAAGCCTGATACGGACGAGGTGCTGTTCGAATGCCGCGGCCGGCTGGGCGTCATAACGCTCAACCGCCCTCGGGCCGTCAATGCGCTTACGGCCGGCATGGCATCGGCCATGCTGGAGCAGCTCAGGCTCTGGGCCGGCGACGACACCGTGGAGGCTGTGCTGGTACGCGGCTCCGGCGAACGGGGATTGTGTGCGGGCGGCGACATCGTGGCCATCTACCGCGACATGCTCGACGGCGGCAACGCCACAGCCGCCTTCTGGGCGGAGGAATACACGCTCAACTCGCTTATTTCGAACTACCCCAAGCCGTACGTGGCCTTTATGGACGGTCTGGTGCTCGGCGGCGGAGTGGGAATCTCCGCCCACGGCTCCGTCCGGATCGTCACCGAGCGGACCCGGCTGGGCATGCCGGAAACCACCATCGGCTTCGTGCCCGACGTCGGCGGAACCCTGCTGCTCTCCCGCGCACCCGGGGAGGCCGGCACCCATGCAGCCCTCACCGGCGCCCACCTGAACGCCGCCGATGCGGTGTTCCTGGGGTTCGCGGACTCCTTCGTTCCGTCGGCAAAGCTTGCGGACCTCGCCAAGGCGCTTGAAAGCGAACCGGTGGACTCCGCCGTCGCACGCTTTGCAGAGGAGGCCCCGCCGTCCGGACTCGCAGGGCAGGCATGGATAGACGCGTGCTACGCCGGGACCGACGCCGAGGAAATCGTGCGCCGGCTGCGGGCTTTCGATGGGCAGGCCCAGGAGGAAGCAGCCAAGGCTGCCGAGGCAATAGCGGCCAAGTCCCCCACCGCGGTGAAAGTGACGCTGGAATCGCTGCGCCGGGTGAAGGGGCTGAGCCTGGAGAAAGCCCTGGAGCAGGAGTACCGGGTGGGCCTGCGGTTCGTCGCCGGACCCGATTTCCGGGAGGGCATCCGTGCCCAGGTGGTGGATAAGGACTTTGCCCCGGACTGGCAGCCCGCCACGCTGGCAGAGGTCAGCGACGAGGACGTCGAATCCTATTTCGCTCCGCTGGGGAACCGTGAACTGATACTTTCCA
Encoded proteins:
- a CDS encoding ABC transporter family substrate-binding protein, translated to MRTKRTAALAALSVGALFLGACGSAGGGTESEGGSEETAENIASTINIAISQAPDAYNSSTANTNSTYNSYVDNLVHSNFVEYSPDGVIHDEEFGTFEKTSDDPLTVHYKINEDAKWSDGTPIDFDDVLLNWAAFSGQVGPAEGENIFQPSSTNGFSQTKMIEGEAGDKEFDMVFETPYADWEALMIGPIMPAHVAAEKGNLSPDNDGEELIKAIQDKDVAALTPLADFWNTGWNYEADLTTLPDAEMIPSSGPYMLDNATDGTLTLKRNENYWGEERKGKTETIVFKTIADTEAVQALENGEVDIIEPSGPTVDTKTAIENIGETVEMLTGPELTFSHIDLDQSENGVFKDLAVRQAFAKCVPREDIVEKFAKPIDENATVDNLREYQPGQEDYEEVLEGAPSASDYDEVDIEGAKKLLADAGKTEPVSVRLMFSSTSQLRADIVTLIKTSCDQAGFDIVPTPDPKWSAKLAEPGAWDAILFAWAGSGLAASAQSIYVSDGEQNYGKFTNTELDKLWDQIASSTDEEEVKELKTKAEEILAAEVYNVVLYANSGVVAHSSKLENVELNPSQNGITWNAYKWTKQV
- a CDS encoding ABC transporter permease; translation: MFYFILKRAVSSFFILLAATALMFVLAVNSGDPLHDLAELRNDDRESRIAARTEAMHLDQPIHIRYLLWLQEIGRCIIPGGAQCTLGLDRVGNPVIEQLQSAAGSTFRLVVVATVLAIILGVLIGVVTALRQYSVFDYSITFVAFLLFSMPLFWLSTLLKQYLAIGLNTWLGNPTMSYLGIVLLGLVAGLIWMVVIGGDRRRRIQVFAVAAVATSVTMLALLMSGWFKTPGFGPVGILVSAFAIALGTTALFAGFRRRRIVNAALATAAAGFVGYLATMGIMKDPDWLTIAGLALVTLAVSAAIGHFVGGPYAKQTRQLTAVVGLLIGSVVFLDSLLHAYPSLSRKTGGRPIPTTGSSTPNLEGTFWEVNLDYALYLVLPTIAIMLISFAMYTRYTRASQLDVMTQDYIRTARAKGLSERTVVVKHAFRNAMIPITTLMAFDFAGVLGGAVVTEAVFGWNGMGKMFTDGLSNVDPNVIMAFFLVTGVAAVAFNMLADIAYAFLDPRISLN
- a CDS encoding ABC transporter permease; translated protein: MTDNKISADGPKESSPELTAMTLESQRTVTADSPATRGIVAEPKITEAKSQSKLVRERFFRHKGAIGGMIGLLFIVLLAFSSIGFSVGPLHIPGWWQHTFYEVQETADGGKPTLSWTGLGDHPFGQDALGRDYFAMTMRGAQISLIIAFIVGIVGTVIGTVVGALAGYYRGRVEAVLMRFTDVIITIPLLVVAAVLATIVADFGIVVFAAFLGMLTWTNLARIVRGEFLSLREKEFVEAAKSVGASSSRIIFKHILPNTVGVIIVSATLAISGAILLETALGFLNLGVQEPDTSLGKLINENRSAMTVRPWVFLWPGVFIVAIALTVNFIGDGLRDAFDPRQTRNKQ
- a CDS encoding ABC transporter ATP-binding protein; amino-acid sequence: MTSTPVYSDTPATGTGSPILEVTGLGVDFNVDNEWVMAAEDVNYKVYPGEILAIVGESGSGKSMSSMALLGLLPGNGRSTGSAKLHGKELIGAPQSALRKIRGNDIAMIFQEPMTALNPVLTVGEQVKEIIEQHSDASPADAKARAIELLRMVEIPDPETRYDNYPHQFSGGQRQRAMIAIAIANDPILLIADEPTTALDVTVQAEVLELLRKLNKRLNSAILLITHDMGVVADLADNVVVMQNGRIVEASAVVDLFAAPQQDYTKALLDAVPHLGSKVGGVLAAVEVEDDGSLQITDAPRAVMKASEEVAEPTSSQTPALQLENVAIEYPGRFRTAAFRAVSDVSFTIMPGEVMGLVGESGSGKSTIGRAVTGLLPVAEGSVRINGTDIAGLSPKKMRPLRRKFAIVFQDPAASLNPRMSIGESIGEPLFLHEKLSKAELDKRVENLLDDVQLPKSFRNRYPHELSGGQRQRVGIARALSLRPSLLVADEPTSALDVSVQARVLALLQDLQKEYGFACLFVSHDLAVVEILASHIAVLNKGRMVEQGSTEQVLKYPQDPYTRRLLAAAPVPDPAEQAYRREQRYALLAAGSEE
- a CDS encoding CoA-acylating methylmalonate-semialdehyde dehydrogenase, which encodes MVRELSHYVDGQHVGGTSGRFSDVYDPCTGEVSARVPLASTEEVRNVVSNAEKGQLEWAAMNPQRRGRILLRFVDLVNRNMNELATLLSSEHGKTLLDAKGDIQRGIEVVEFAAGAPHLLKGEFSDNTGAGVDVHSMRQPLGVVAGITPFNFPAMIPLWKSGPALAAGNSFILKPSERDPSVPLRLAELFTEAGLPAGVFNVVNGDKEAVDALLEDPRVQAIGFVGSTPIAQYIYATAAAHGKRAQCFGGAKNHMVIMPDADLDMAADALIGAGFGSAGERCMAISVAVPVGKDTGDALVAKLEERIAALKVGHSLAEDSDFGPVVAASAKERIEGYIQAGVDEGATLLADGRGLAVEGYEGGFWVGPTLFDNVTKDMTIYKEEIFGPVLSVLRAEDYDEALRLCSEHEFGNGVAIFTRDGDSARDFASRVQVGMVGINVPIPVPIAYYTFGGWKASGFGDLNQHGADAFRFYTKTKTVTTRWPSGIRTGASFVMPEGS
- a CDS encoding enoyl-CoA hydratase/isomerase family protein, which encodes MAAMGSGKPDTDEVLFECRGRLGVITLNRPRAVNALTAGMASAMLEQLRLWAGDDTVEAVLVRGSGERGLCAGGDIVAIYRDMLDGGNATAAFWAEEYTLNSLISNYPKPYVAFMDGLVLGGGVGISAHGSVRIVTERTRLGMPETTIGFVPDVGGTLLLSRAPGEAGTHAALTGAHLNAADAVFLGFADSFVPSAKLADLAKALESEPVDSAVARFAEEAPPSGLAGQAWIDACYAGTDAEEIVRRLRAFDGQAQEEAAKAAEAIAAKSPTAVKVTLESLRRVKGLSLEKALEQEYRVGLRFVAGPDFREGIRAQVVDKDFAPDWQPATLAEVSDEDVESYFAPLGNRELILSKEHNNV